A genomic stretch from Plutella xylostella chromosome 14, ilPluXylo3.1, whole genome shotgun sequence includes:
- the LOC119692064 gene encoding uncharacterized protein LOC119692064, translating into MTENIIKIDNGLYLCSKCNIHLKKSSLKCHFRTNLHKKNCLLSSQFNNVNIIATAFRERITSYRINPTELSCDGLEQFISSNESTITELINLSLIKHRALKINFELFAYFMLPTSEEKQLKSFNTKFVAVFQNADLKDLYSKSREIFSQKMTEFQHCESGWSFISVSHLEVNINRYSPLRGGSSYLELPQAIRSTKSCLNIKNNDDHCFAWSIVAALFPCNKNANRTSSYPCYSSVLNVKGMNFPPSPNDIKLFEQNNANLSVTIYGLDNKNQITGPLYLTNQRKINHVNLLYFQEGSKGHYCLIKDLVKLTRRQISRHHGKPHFCENCLQFFVTKEKYDSHVCSKVLTVLPSENTKITFKNYERQQKINFVIYADFESLLLNHSAKTSKNTSQFKQHQPSCFGYYVCCSHDSSLNKYVSYRGEDCVKVFIDYLIRDVKYISNIINDKKPMTPLTEKEKELFNSASRCHICKQSLILDKVADHDHITGKFRGAAHSQCNLLYRVCPFIPVFFHNLSNYDCHLFIAELAKYPGDLKIIPKTKEKYLTITKYLKNVKNPSSSIQIKFLDSFQFLSCSLDNLSRNLTNEDLKHLSQEFKSKEQLKLLRQKGIYPYDYIDSWIKFDEKCLPQKSKFYNTLTESHITDEEYKRAQNIWNTFHIKNLGEYTDMYLKCDVLLLCDVFEKFRHSSLQYYGLDPAYYITSPG; encoded by the coding sequence ATGACAGAAAACATTATTAAGATTGATAAtggtttatatttatgttcgAAATGTAACATTCATCTTAAGAAAAGTAGTTTAAAATGTCACTTCAGAAcaaacttacataaaaaaaattgcttattGTCGAGTCAATTCAATAATGTAAACATAATTGCCACTGCTTTCAGAGAAAGAATAACTTCTTACCGAATAAATCCGACAGAACTGTCATGTGATGGTCTtgaacagtttattagttcaAATGAAAGTACTATAACAGAATTAATCAACTTGTCCTTAATCAAGCATAGGGCgctcaaaataaattttgaattatttgCTTATTTTATGTTACCCACTTCTGaagaaaaacaattaaaatctTTCAATACAAAATTCGTTGCTGTTTTTCAAAATGCTGACTTAAAAGATCTTTATTCAAAGagtagagaaatattttcccaAAAAATGACTGAATTTCAGCACTGTGAATCTGGTTGGTCATTTATTTCTGTAAGCCATTTAGAAGTTAACATCAATAGATACTCTCCACTTAGGGGTGGTAGTAGTTATTTAGAATTGCCACAAGCAATTAGAAGCACTAAGAgctgtttaaatataaaaaataatgatgatcaTTGCTTTGCCTGGTCAATTGTAGCTGCATTGTTCCCTTGTAATAAAAATGCGAATCGAACTAGTTCGTATCCGTGTTACTCATCAGTTTTAAATGTGAAAGGTATGAATTTCCCTCCATCACCGaatgatattaaattatttgaacaaaataacgCTAATTTAAGTGTGACTATATACGGTTTAGATAATAAAAATCAGATTACAGGACCGTTATACTTAACAAATCAAAGAAAGATAAATCATGTAAATCTACTATATTTTCAGGAAGGTTCTAAGGGACACTACTGTTTAATAAAAGACTTAGTAAAATTAACACGGAGACAGATAAGTAGACATCACGGTAAACCGCACTTTTGTGAAAACTGTCTGCAGTTCTTTGttacaaaagaaaaatatgattCACATGTTTGTTCAAAAGTTCTAACTGTTTTACCTAGCGAGAACACAAAAATTACGTTCAAAAACTATGAGAGGcaacagaaaataaattttgtcATATATGCTGATTTtgaaagtttattattaaatcataGTGCTAAAACCTCTAAAAATACAAGTCAGTTTAAACAACATCAACCGTCATGTTTTGGATACTATGTTTGTTGTTCCCATGACtcaagtttaaataaatatgtttcttACAGAGGTGAAGACTGTGTTAAAGTATTTATTGACTACTTAATAAGAGACGtgaaatatatttcaaatataattaatgataaaaaaccaATGACCCCCTTAACAGAGAAGGAAAAAGAACTATTTAATTCAGCTAGTCGCTGTCATATTTGTAAACAGTCTCTGATACTTGATAAAGTCGCTGATCATGATCACATTACTGGTAAATTCAGAGGAGCTGCACATTCtcaatgtaatttattataccgTGTTTGTCCATTCATTCcagtattttttcataatctTTCAAATTATGATTGCCACTTGTTTATAGCTGAATTAGCCAAATATCCCGGTGATCTAAAGATTATACCGAAAacgaaagaaaaatatttaacaataaccaagtacttaaaaaatgtaaaaaatccatcatcttctattcaaattaaatttttagatTCATTTCAGTTTTTAAGTTGCAGTTTAGATAATTTAAGTAGAAATCTTACAAATGAGGATTTAAAACACCTATCACAAGAGTTTAAATCAAAAGAGCAATTAAAACTTCTTAGACAAAAAGGTATTTACCCGTATGATTACATCGATTCATGGATAAAATTTGATGAAAAGTGCTTACCTCAGAAAAGtaagttttataatacttTAACCGAGTCCCACATAACTGATGAAGAGTATAAACGTGCTCAAAATATTTGGAATACTTTTCATATTAAAAATCTAGGAGAATACACAGACATGTATCTGAAATGtgatgttttattattgtgtgATGTTTTTGAAAAGTTCAGGCATAGTAGCCTTCAGTATTACGGACTTGACCCTGCGTATTATATAACATCTCCGGGTTAA